TCGCGTCAGCTTTTGGCTCCCTAGCGCGATGCTCGACAGTGTGGCATGGGAGCGCTCCCGCAGCAAGTGGAGGCGCGTGCCGCTCCACTACAGAGGGTCGGAGAACAGCCACTGACCTGCGTGGAGAGTCGATCGAGGCGAGCACAACGGAGTTTCCTCGACGTTGGCCAGATGTTTCGATCTTATTTTGGGTCTTTCACAAAACCGTGACGCGGGCTACAGTCCAACCAACGTCGATGGGAGCGCTTCCATCGATGATGGTGTAAGTAGCTTGGATCGCACCAGCTACGGAGACTGTGAACATCCGGTCCGCCGGATTGATCCAACTCCGTTGGGCGAGCTACGGGAAGTATGCCGTAGCCGCCGACCGCTCAGCCACAAGGCTGGCGGCGGGCCAGCCCGGACTCCGCCGTCGGTCATCTCACCACCGTCGAGAGGAGGTGGAACCAGAGCCACTCGCGTGGCCCGGCTCCCGCGCGGCACGCACGACATGGACGCCAATCCGCTCGTGCGTGTTTGTAACTCACGGTGGGGACGGGGGTTGCCCTCCCCGTCCCCACACACTAAACCCCCCGCCAACGACGGGAATATCGGTCGTCGGTACAGCGTCTCGACGCCGAACCGGTCGACCGGCTTCGTCATCGGCACTCCGACGGCGACCGGCCTCGTCGCGACGCGACGCACAGGCGCCGGTCGCCGTGGTCATGGTGCACGTGGGGACGGGCAATGGACGAGGCCCAGACCCCCATTGCCACCCGAACATCCCATACGCATTCGCCCGCTAGATCGCTACGCTCTTGTTTGGGAGCGCTCCCGGGCGTCCTGCGGAGGGCCCCACTCACGAGGAGACAGCATGTCCGTACTGACTCGGCGGCATTTGCTGCGCCGCGCCGCGTTATCCGCCAGCGCCGTCCCGGCCGCCCGCCTGTCGACGAGCGCGGCCGCCACCGCCGCCACCACTGGCACGGCGGCCACCGGATGCGACGGCGGGTCCGAGGCCGACGACGAGCGCCTCCCGGCGCCGCAGACGCAGCTCGGCCTCCGCTTTCCGGACAGCTTCGGGTGGGGCGCTGCCACTTCGGCGTACCAGATCGAGGGCGCGGCCAAGGACGACGGTCGTGGCGAGTCGGTCTGGGACACCTTCAGCCACACCCCGGGACGGGTCCGGGGTGGCGACACCGGCGACATCGCCGCCGACCACTACCACCGGTACGTCGAAGACCTGGACCTGATGAAGGACCTCGGACTCGGCACGTACCGGTTCTCCATCTCCTGGCCCCGGATCCAGGCCGACGGCACCGGCGCGCCGAACCAGCGCGGCCTGGACTTCTACCGGCGCCTGGTGGACGGGCTGAACGAGCGCGGCATCGCCCCGATGGCCACCCTGTTCCACTGGGACCTCCCCCAGTCGTTGCAGGACATCGGCGGCTGGGAGTCGCGGGACGTCGCCTACCGCTTCGCCGACTACGCGGAGGCGGTGTTCGAGGCGCTCGGCGCCGACGTGCCCGTCTGGCTGACCATCAACGAGCCCAAGACGGTGGTGCAGAACGGCTACCTCCAGGGCCACCACGCCCCGGGCCTACAGGACCCGGCCGCGGCCTACCTGGTCGCGCACCACCTGCAACTGGCGCACGGGCTAGCCGTACGCGCGCTGCGCGCCACCGGCAGCGGCAGCCGGATCGGCCCGGCCCTGAACCTGCACCCCTGCTACCCGGCCGACGACGGCCCCGGGGTCGCCGAGGCCACCCGGCTCTACGACGGCTACGAGAACCGGCTCTACCTCGACTCGATCTTCAAGGGCGCCTACCCCGCCGATGTGCTCGACGACCTCGGCCCGGACGACCGGATGATCCGGGGCATTCGGGACGGCGACCTGAAGATCATCTCGTCTCCGGTGGACCTGCTCGCGGTGCAGTACTACACCCCGATCTACGTCACCGGCGACGGCGGTACGACCCGGAAGTGGCCGACCTCCGAGGCGAGCTGGCAGCAGCTCTACCCCGACGGGATGTACGACATCCTCTCCCGGGTCACCCGGGACTACGGCGACGTGCCCCTGACCATCACCGAGAACGGCCTGCCCACCCCCGACATCCTCGGCGCCGACGGCACGGTCGACGACCCCGGGCGGATCGCCTTCCTCCGCGACCACCTCGCGGCCGTACACCGGGCCATCGCCGACGGCGTGCCGGTGGAGAGCTACCACGTCTGGTCGCTGATGGACAACTTCGAGTGGAACGAGGGATACGAGCAGCGCTGGGGACTGATCTACATCGACTTCCCGACCCAGCGCCGGATCCCCAAGCGCAGCGCGAACTGGTACCGCGGGGTGATCGCCGCCAACACCCTCTGACCCTCGTCGGCGTACCGGCCACCACTCGGGCGCGTACCGGCCGCCCGACCGCAACCGCCGAAACGGGGGTCCATGGAAATCCACAGTTCGACCAGAAGGCACGTCACCGAGACCGAACTCCGGTCCCTGGTCCGCCGCGGTTTCGGCGACCGGGTCGAGATCGACCGATGGCAGGAACTGACCGGCGGCACCTACAACGCCGCGTACGCCATCGTCCTGGACGACGGCACCGACCTCGTACTCAAGGTCGCACCGTCGCCGGAGCTGAAGTTGCTCAGCCACGAGGTCGACCTGATGCGCACGGAGGTGGACTTCTACCGCCGCGCCGGCCGGGCCGACGTCGCCGTACCGGACGTGGTCTACTTCGACTTCGGCCGGGACCTGATCGGCACCGACTTCGTGTTCCTGAGTCGGGTGGCCGGAACCGACCTGCACCAGACCCGGGACGACCTGACCCCGGCGCAGCTCGCCGCCGTGCGAGGGGAGATCGCCGCGATCGCGGCCCGGCTGCACACGGTCACCGGCTCGGCGTACGGGTACCCGCTCCGGGGCAGCCGCAGTTGGCAACCCTCCTGGCGGGCCGCGTTCGGCGCCATGGTCGACGACATCCTCGCCGACGCCACCCGGTTGGGCAGCGTGCTACCCGCCCCACCGGAACGGATCGGCACGCTGCTACGCCGGCATGCCGACGCGCTCGACGAGGTACGCCGGCCCGCGCTGGTCCACTTCGACCTGTGGGACGGCAACGTCTTCATCGCCGCCGACGCCGCCGACACGGTCCGGGTGACCGGGCTGATCGACGGCGAGCGGGCGTTCTTCGGCGACCCGCTGGCCGAACTGGTCTCGATGACCCTGTTCCGGGAACTGGACGACGAACCGGAGATCCTCGCCGGGTACGCGTCGGCCGGGCACGGCCGGCTCGAACTGACCGACACGGCCCGGCGCCGACTCACCCTCTACACGAGCTACCTCTATCTGATCATGGCGATCGAGGGCGCCACCCGGGGCTGGGACGGCCCGGAACGGTCAGAGTACGAACAACGCCTCGTCGGGCTGCTCGACGCGCAACTCGGCCGGCTCGACCAGTTGCGACGCGGATGAGGCGTACCGGATCCGTTGTCCCGCTGACCGACCGCCGTCGGTCAGCGGGGCAGCGCCTGCTGGAGTTCGGCCCGCAGTGCGGGAGTCAGCATCTCGCCGGCAGACTTGGCCAGTTTCGCCATCTCGTAGCCGACCACGCCGATGTCGGCGTCGATGGCGGCGAGGGTGGCGAGGATCGAACCGTCCCTGATCTGCATCACCAGGAAGTAGCCCCGGCCCATCTCGACCACCGTCTGCTTCACGATGTCGCCGTCGAACATCTCGGCGGCGCCGGTGGTGATGCTGCACAACCCCGACGTGACCGCCGCGAGTTTGTCCGCGTGGTCCCGGGGCAGGTGCTCGGAGACCGCGACCAGCAGGCCGTCGGCGGAGACGACGATCGTGTGGGCTACTCCGGGTACCCGTTCGGTGAACCCGCTCACCAGCCAGTTCAGATCCCGTGCCTCTTGACTGAGCGTGCTCAATACTGCTCCTCTTCGCTGCGCGCGCCGGCCGGCGCCATGGGTATCACAATCGTGTCCTCGGCCTCGGCACGCCGGACGCCGCCGTAGTACCGCGACAGCGTCCCGGCCACCTGCTCCGGATCCGGTTCCTCACGCTGGACCGGAACCCTCGGCCGGGTCGGTTCGGACTTCACCGGCAACTGTGCCATCGGCACCCGGATCGGCAGCCCACTGGGCTTGATCCCGCCCGTCACCGGCACCGCCGGCGGGGCGTTCCCGGTCGGCAGGGGGCTGTGTTCGACAACCGGCGTCGCCGCCGACCCGGACCGGCCCTGCCGGGACCACCAGGTGCTGCCGGGCGCCGGGCCGCTGCCGTCGGTGGACATCCCGAGCACGTCCTCGGCCCGGGTCGGGGTCTCCCGCCGGACCCGTTGGCGGGCCGACGCCGCCTCACCGGGGGCACCGCCCGGCCGGCCAGCGGCCAAGGGGTGCGCCCCGTTCGGGCCGGCTACCGCGCCCGCGACGACCGTGAGCATCCGCCGGCCACGCCCGTCCGCCGGGTCCGCCGTGGGTGCCGGCGCCAGCAGGTTCGCCGGCAGCCAGACCGTCGCCATCAGCCCACCGGACTCGATGGGCCGCAACCGCACCCGTACGCCCTGCCGGGCGGCCAGGTGGCTGACCACGAACAGGCCCATCCGCTCCGACGCCGACACGTCCGCGGCCGGCGGTACGGCGAGCACCTCGTTGGCCTGCTCGAGCGCGCTCGGGCTCATCCCGAGACCCTGGTCGACGATCTCCACCAGCACGCTGCCGTCCGGCTGGCCGGCGGCGTCGATCCGGACCACGGTGTCCGGTCTGGAGAACGACGAGGCGTTCTCCAGCAGCTCGGCGAGCAGGTGCACCAGGTCGGCGACGGCGTGCCCGACGATGTACAGCTCGTCGGCGACGTTGTGCCGGATCCGCTGGTACTGCTCGATCTCGGCGACGGCGGCGAGCATCACCGTGGGGAGCAGCACCGGACGGTTCCACCGCCGGGTGGCCTCGGTGCCGGCCAGGACGAGCAGGCTGTCGTCGTTCCGGCGCATACGGGCGGCGAGATGGTCCAGTTTGAACAGGTTCTCCAGCTGGTCGGGATCGCCCTCGTCCTGTTCCAACTCGTCCAGCAGTTCGAGTTGGCGCTCGACCAGCACCTGACTGCGCCGGGCGAGGTTGACGAACATCGCGTTGACGTGCCGACGCATGACTGCCTGTTCCAGCGCCACCGTCACGGCGCTGCGGTGCACCGCCACGAAGGCCTCGGCCACCTCACCGATCTCGTCCATCGACCGTACGTCTGCCGGCGGTACGTCGAACTCGGAGGCGACCGGATCCACCGTACGCAGCCGCTCCAGCGTCTCCGGCAGCTCGACCTGGGCGACCCGGAGCGCCTGGCTCCGCAGCATCCGCAGCGAACTGGCGACGGACCGGCCGATCGCGATCGAGGTGAACAGCGCCGCCACCAGGACGGCCAGCACACCACCGGCGGTGAGCACCGTCCGGCGCAACTGCTCGGCGCTGCGGTTCTCCGCCAGCGTCACCGCGTCGCCGACCGCACCCGCCTCGACCTGCCGCAGCAGGTCCTGCCGCTGCTGGCTGGTCGTCCACCAGGTCTTCGGTTCGAGCACCGCGGCGATCCGGTCGCCGGAGGTGAACGTGGTCTCCTCCATCTTGACGGCGGCCAGGAAGTTCGGATTGCTGGCGGCGCTGGCGTACCGCTCGATCTGCCGGTCGGTCGCCGACAGCCGGAAGTCGGCGAGCCCGGTGAGCTGCTGGGCCCGCAGGTCGGTGAGCGCGACCAGGTCGGTCGGCTCGTACCGGCCGGCCCGCGCGGCGGCGTAGAGATGCCCCCGCATCTTCGAGTTGACCTCCTTCACCTGGGCGAACTCGACGTACCGGAGCACCGCGTCGGTCAGGTCGGGACGGTCACTTCCCGGCGACGGCTCGGCCAGCAGCACCAGCAGCACCTCGATGACCCGGTCGTACTCGCTGAGCACCGGATCGGGGGTCAGCCCGGCCGCCGGCACCGCGGCCCGGACGTCGGGCAGCCGCTTGAGCGCCTCGTCCACCCGGTCGTAGGAGATGCGCCAGGAGGCCTCGCCCCGGGCCAACGGCTCCGCGGCCACCCGGAACTGGTTGATCGCCCGGTCGGCGACCGGGTACACCGGTTCGAGTGCCGGCAGGGCCTGGCCCGGCTCCAGTTGCCCACCCGGTGCCGAACCGAGCGCCGCCAGCTCACCGGCGGTCTGGTCGCGCTCGCGCTGCAACTCGTGGATCAGCGTGGTGATCTCACGTCCCACTCCGACCTGGTCGGCGAACTCGCCGAGCAGGCCGGCCTGGCTGACCAGCGCCCCGGTCTGCGCCCCGGCGAGCACCAGGAACGCGATCGACGGCACGACCAGGACGGCGCCGAGCTTGGTACGCATCCGCCAGTCCCGCAGCCGGAACGCGGACCGGCGCCGGTGCGGTACGACCCGGACGTCGAGACGGCGCCGACGGTGACGCGAGACGGCGCCGTGTGACGGATCCGGGGCAACAGCCACCACGCCTCCTACCGTCCTCGATGCCGGGCGCGCCAAGGAGCGGAGCTATTTCAAATCAGGCCCGGTCTCGCTGTCAATGATCCAGTGGGCAGAACAGCTCACGAAGGATACTGCGGGCGATCAGATCTTGTCGCTGTCGCCGACTCGTCCTCGTCCGTCCGGACGATGCGTTCAAGTCCGGTCGCCCCATTGAGTCGACCGATCGCCACCAAAGCCGCACCGACCGCACCGATCTCCGGATTTCGGACGTGACGTACCTCGCGCGGGGCCAGCGCGACCGCGAAGGCCCGCCGCCACCACCCCGACGCGGCGACCGCACCGCCGCCGAGCACCACCTGGACCGACTCGTCCAGGGTGGACTCGATCGCGGCGACGCCCACCGCCACCTGGGCGCAGAGCGCGTCCATCAACCCGGCCAGAATGTCCACCGAGGTCGTGTTGAACCCGAGTCCGGCCAGCATGCCGGAGCCGGCCGGGGCCAGTCCGGGCGGCCGGTCACCACCGAACCGGGAGTCGGCCGGCACTCCACCCCGGGACGGCACCCGGGCCAGTGCCTGGTCGAGTTCCGGCCCCTCGGGCAACCGCATCTCCCGCCGGACCCAGGCGTAGAGGTTGCCGCCGCCGGAGAACGCGGTGCCGGTGACCACGTGGTCGTGGTCCACCCGGTACCGCCAGAGCTCCTCGGGCAGCGGGGGCAGTTCCGCTCCGGCCGGGGCGCGCTGCACCAACCGGACGGCCGCCGAGGTGCCGACCGTGACCGCCGCCCGACGGCTGTCGAAGCATCCGGAGCCCACGTTGGAGGCGGCACCGTCGCCGCAGGGTGGCGCCCATCCGGCGGCCCGCAGCGCCGGCCAGCGGCGGGCGAAGTCGTCCCGGAGCCGGCCGACCCAGGCCCGGGACGCCAGCGCCGGCAGCTCTCCCGGCCGGACCCCGGCCAGTGCGCACGCCTCCGGATCCCAGTCCAGGGTGCGCAGGTCGAGCAGGCCGGTACCGGACGCCTGGGAGATCGACATGACCCCCTCGTCGAGCAGCATGCCGTAGATGTACTCGACCAGGCCGGCGAAGCGCACCTGGCCGGCACCCACCCGGTCGCGCAGCCACGGCAGCCGGACCGACCAGTAGAACCGGTGCCACCAGGTGCCGGTCCGTCGGTGGAAGTCGTCGGCGTCCGCCGGCCCCCGGACCCCGGCCGGCACCACGGGCCGGGTGTCCAACCAGGTCAGCACGGGCCCGAGCGGGGCGCCGCCGGGATCGAGGGGAACCACCGAGTGCCACTGCGCGGAGGCGACGACCAGGTCGACCCCGTCGAGGTGGTTCGCCTCGGCCAGCTCGTCCAGGCACTCGACGAGGGCACCGAGGTAGGCCCGCGCGTCCAGGGTCGCCTCGCCGTCGTCGCCGATCTTGACATCCGCCGGGCGTCGGGCCAGCGCACCGGGCAGCGGCCGGGCGGCGGTGTCCAGCACCAGGCCACGCACCGACGACGTACCCAGGTCGAGAGCGAGAATCCTCATCGACGAAAACCGTACCCGTTCGGCGTGCCGCCGAAGCCAAGGTGGCGCGGAGCGGCCGGAAGAGGTGTCGGCGCGCGGCGAACCGCCCAGCTGGTGGGCGGTTCGCCGACACCGGTGCCGGCCCGGCCTCCGGTGCCCTAGACTTCCCGGCATGCTCGCGCGACTTCACTCCTGGTGGCCCGCCATCCCGGCGGCCGACCTCCGCGCGTAGCTCTTCCACGCGGCCGCCCCACGCGGCGGCCGCCAGCGTCACCTCCAGCCTCCCGGCCACCGCACCGGACGGCCCCGGCTGTGAGGGACGAACGAAGATGAATCTGCTGCACCACCTGCTCACCACCATCGTCGCCGGTGCCGATCCGGGTCCGTTCGCCCTGGTCCGCCGGGACGGTGCCGCCGGCCTGGACGTCTTCACCGGTGCGCCACGCACGGTGTCGAGACTCGCCGACATCCCCCTGCCGCCGGGCCCCGCCGGACCACGGACGCTCGCCCTGGTGCCGTACCGGCAGATCGGCGAGCGCGGCTTCGCGTGCGTCGACGACGGCGCCCCGCTGGAGTGCCTGGCGCTCTCCGGACACGTCCGGGTGCCGCTCGCGGAGGCGCTCGCCGCGCTGCCCGACACACCGACACCGGTCCGGGACGCCGCCTTCGACCTGCCCGACGGGGAGTACGCGGAGATCGTCGGGCGGGTGCTGCGCGACGAGATCGGCCGGGGCGAGGGCGCGAACTTCGTGATCTCCCGCTCGTTCGTGGGCACCCTGACCGGCCCCGCCCTGCCGGCCGCGCTGGCCGCGCTGCGCCGGCTGCTCCAGGGCGAGCGGGGCACGTACTGGACGTTCCTGGTGTACACCGGAACCCGGATCCTGGTCGGCGCCTCCCCGGAACGCCACGTCAGCGTCGAGGACGGCCTGGTCCTGATGAACCCGATCAGCGGCACCCTCCGGCATCCGGGCGGCGTGGCGGACCGGGAGTCCCTGCTGCGGTTCCTCGCCGATCCGAAGGAGATCGACGAGCTGTACATGGTGCTCGACGAGGAACTGAAGATGATGGCGACCGTGGCCGAGCAGGGCGGCCAGGTGATCGGGCCGTACCTGAAGGAGATGGCGCACCTCACCCACACCGAGTACCTGCTCGCCGGGCGCGGGTCGCTGGACGTCCGGGAGGTGCTCCGGGAGACCATGTTCGCGCCCACCGTCACCGGCAGCCCGATGGAGAACGCCTGCCGGGTGATCGCCCGGCACGAGCGACGCGGCCGGGGCTACTACGCGGGCGTACTGGCACTGCTGGGGCGGGACGACGCCGGCCGGCAGACCCTGGACGCGCCGATCCTGATCCGTACCGCCGAGATCTCCCCCGCCGGAGCGCTGCGGGTGCCGGTCGGCGCGACCCTGGTACGCCACTCCACCGCCGCGGGCGAGGTGGCCGAGACGCACGCCAAGGCGGCCGGGGTACTGGCGGCGCTGGGGCTGCGGTCGACCTCGGCCGAGCCGGACACCGTACCGGCGGGGGTCGCGCCGGCGGCCGTCACACCGCCGGACGCCGTACCGGTGACGGTCGGGGCCGCGCCGGCGGCGGAGGTCCGGCTGGCCGAGGACCCGGCGGTACGCGCCGCACTCGCCGCCCGCAACCACGGACTCGCCCCGTTCTGGCTGGAGGAACGGACGCCCGGCGCGGCGGTGCTGCCGTGGCTCGTCGGGCGGCGGGTACTGGTCGTCGACGGCGAGGACACCTTCACCGGAATGCTCACGCACCAGTTGCGGGCGCTCGGACTGACCGTCCGGACCCGGCCCTGGGGCGACGCCGCCGGTCAGGAGCGGTTCGATCCGACCGACGCCGACCTGACCGTGCTGGGTCCGGGTCCCGGCGACCCGGAAAGTCCGACCGATCCGAAGATGACCGCCCTGCGCGGCGTGGTCGACGGCCTGCTCGCGGCCGGGCACCCCACCCTCGGGGTCTGCCTCGGCCACCAACTGCTGGCCGGGCGGCTCGGCCTGCCCCTGCACCGCCGGTCCGCGCCCTACCAGGGGCTGAGCCGGGAGATCGAGGTCTTCGGTGCCCTCCGGCGGGTCGGTTTCTACTCCAGCTACACGGCGCTGGCCGACGCCGACGAGGTGGTCACGGCGTACGGGCCGGTGCGGCTGGACCGGGACGCGGTGGACGGCACGGTGCACGCGCTGCGCGGGTCGACGTACGCCGGGGTGCAGTTCCATCCCGAGTCGGTACTGAGCCGGGACGGGATGGCGGTGCTGACCGATCTGCTGGGTTGGCTGCTGCCGGACCCGAGCGTGCCGACCGGCCATGGCACGCCCGAGCCGCATACTTCCCGGCATCCCGGGTAGCCATTGAAGTAAGCCGGCGGTCCGGGCGGGTTGAGAGCCCCTGCCCGGGCCACCGGTCCTGATCCGATGTGGCCGGCGACCCGCAGCCGACACGACTACCCCACGCGGACCGGGCACGACGGTACGGGTCGCGGTGCCGATCCGATCACGCCCGGGCGGACCCGTTCCGGG
The nucleotide sequence above comes from Plantactinospora soyae. Encoded proteins:
- a CDS encoding sensor histidine kinase; translated protein: MAVAPDPSHGAVSRHRRRRLDVRVVPHRRRSAFRLRDWRMRTKLGAVLVVPSIAFLVLAGAQTGALVSQAGLLGEFADQVGVGREITTLIHELQRERDQTAGELAALGSAPGGQLEPGQALPALEPVYPVADRAINQFRVAAEPLARGEASWRISYDRVDEALKRLPDVRAAVPAAGLTPDPVLSEYDRVIEVLLVLLAEPSPGSDRPDLTDAVLRYVEFAQVKEVNSKMRGHLYAAARAGRYEPTDLVALTDLRAQQLTGLADFRLSATDRQIERYASAASNPNFLAAVKMEETTFTSGDRIAAVLEPKTWWTTSQQRQDLLRQVEAGAVGDAVTLAENRSAEQLRRTVLTAGGVLAVLVAALFTSIAIGRSVASSLRMLRSQALRVAQVELPETLERLRTVDPVASEFDVPPADVRSMDEIGEVAEAFVAVHRSAVTVALEQAVMRRHVNAMFVNLARRSQVLVERQLELLDELEQDEGDPDQLENLFKLDHLAARMRRNDDSLLVLAGTEATRRWNRPVLLPTVMLAAVAEIEQYQRIRHNVADELYIVGHAVADLVHLLAELLENASSFSRPDTVVRIDAAGQPDGSVLVEIVDQGLGMSPSALEQANEVLAVPPAADVSASERMGLFVVSHLAARQGVRVRLRPIESGGLMATVWLPANLLAPAPTADPADGRGRRMLTVVAGAVAGPNGAHPLAAGRPGGAPGEAASARQRVRRETPTRAEDVLGMSTDGSGPAPGSTWWSRQGRSGSAATPVVEHSPLPTGNAPPAVPVTGGIKPSGLPIRVPMAQLPVKSEPTRPRVPVQREEPDPEQVAGTLSRYYGGVRRAEAEDTIVIPMAPAGARSEEEQY
- a CDS encoding phosphotransferase family protein yields the protein MEIHSSTRRHVTETELRSLVRRGFGDRVEIDRWQELTGGTYNAAYAIVLDDGTDLVLKVAPSPELKLLSHEVDLMRTEVDFYRRAGRADVAVPDVVYFDFGRDLIGTDFVFLSRVAGTDLHQTRDDLTPAQLAAVRGEIAAIAARLHTVTGSAYGYPLRGSRSWQPSWRAAFGAMVDDILADATRLGSVLPAPPERIGTLLRRHADALDEVRRPALVHFDLWDGNVFIAADAADTVRVTGLIDGERAFFGDPLAELVSMTLFRELDDEPEILAGYASAGHGRLELTDTARRRLTLYTSYLYLIMAIEGATRGWDGPERSEYEQRLVGLLDAQLGRLDQLRRG
- a CDS encoding chorismate-binding protein → MNLLHHLLTTIVAGADPGPFALVRRDGAAGLDVFTGAPRTVSRLADIPLPPGPAGPRTLALVPYRQIGERGFACVDDGAPLECLALSGHVRVPLAEALAALPDTPTPVRDAAFDLPDGEYAEIVGRVLRDEIGRGEGANFVISRSFVGTLTGPALPAALAALRRLLQGERGTYWTFLVYTGTRILVGASPERHVSVEDGLVLMNPISGTLRHPGGVADRESLLRFLADPKEIDELYMVLDEELKMMATVAEQGGQVIGPYLKEMAHLTHTEYLLAGRGSLDVREVLRETMFAPTVTGSPMENACRVIARHERRGRGYYAGVLALLGRDDAGRQTLDAPILIRTAEISPAGALRVPVGATLVRHSTAAGEVAETHAKAAGVLAALGLRSTSAEPDTVPAGVAPAAVTPPDAVPVTVGAAPAAEVRLAEDPAVRAALAARNHGLAPFWLEERTPGAAVLPWLVGRRVLVVDGEDTFTGMLTHQLRALGLTVRTRPWGDAAGQERFDPTDADLTVLGPGPGDPESPTDPKMTALRGVVDGLLAAGHPTLGVCLGHQLLAGRLGLPLHRRSAPYQGLSREIEVFGALRRVGFYSSYTALADADEVVTAYGPVRLDRDAVDGTVHALRGSTYAGVQFHPESVLSRDGMAVLTDLLGWLLPDPSVPTGHGTPEPHTSRHPG
- a CDS encoding GH1 family beta-glucosidase, producing the protein MSVLTRRHLLRRAALSASAVPAARLSTSAAATAATTGTAATGCDGGSEADDERLPAPQTQLGLRFPDSFGWGAATSAYQIEGAAKDDGRGESVWDTFSHTPGRVRGGDTGDIAADHYHRYVEDLDLMKDLGLGTYRFSISWPRIQADGTGAPNQRGLDFYRRLVDGLNERGIAPMATLFHWDLPQSLQDIGGWESRDVAYRFADYAEAVFEALGADVPVWLTINEPKTVVQNGYLQGHHAPGLQDPAAAYLVAHHLQLAHGLAVRALRATGSGSRIGPALNLHPCYPADDGPGVAEATRLYDGYENRLYLDSIFKGAYPADVLDDLGPDDRMIRGIRDGDLKIISSPVDLLAVQYYTPIYVTGDGGTTRKWPTSEASWQQLYPDGMYDILSRVTRDYGDVPLTITENGLPTPDILGADGTVDDPGRIAFLRDHLAAVHRAIADGVPVESYHVWSLMDNFEWNEGYEQRWGLIYIDFPTQRRIPKRSANWYRGVIAANTL
- a CDS encoding roadblock/LC7 domain-containing protein, with the protein product MSTLSQEARDLNWLVSGFTERVPGVAHTIVVSADGLLVAVSEHLPRDHADKLAAVTSGLCSITTGAAEMFDGDIVKQTVVEMGRGYFLVMQIRDGSILATLAAIDADIGVVGYEMAKLAKSAGEMLTPALRAELQQALPR
- a CDS encoding FGGY family carbohydrate kinase codes for the protein MRILALDLGTSSVRGLVLDTAARPLPGALARRPADVKIGDDGEATLDARAYLGALVECLDELAEANHLDGVDLVVASAQWHSVVPLDPGGAPLGPVLTWLDTRPVVPAGVRGPADADDFHRRTGTWWHRFYWSVRLPWLRDRVGAGQVRFAGLVEYIYGMLLDEGVMSISQASGTGLLDLRTLDWDPEACALAGVRPGELPALASRAWVGRLRDDFARRWPALRAAGWAPPCGDGAASNVGSGCFDSRRAAVTVGTSAAVRLVQRAPAGAELPPLPEELWRYRVDHDHVVTGTAFSGGGNLYAWVRREMRLPEGPELDQALARVPSRGGVPADSRFGGDRPPGLAPAGSGMLAGLGFNTTSVDILAGLMDALCAQVAVGVAAIESTLDESVQVVLGGGAVAASGWWRRAFAVALAPREVRHVRNPEIGAVGAALVAIGRLNGATGLERIVRTDEDESATATRSDRPQYPS